A window of Vibrio gazogenes genomic DNA:
AATGACAAACATGCTAAATGATGATTATGTGTGTGGTGACAAAACTTGAATAAGATAAGTGGCAATTTGATCGCCAATACTTTTTTGGAACTCAACACGATCAAAGCCTTGCGGATCTTGTGCGATGACGCCTAACGTCGCTTTCAAAGAATCAGGGTAAGCCGTTAAAAATGAGTAATGCCCCGCATTAGGAATGACTTTGACCGTGAGTCGCCCCGTTTTTTCAAGGCCATTTTTTATCACTTGCGCATTGTACGCCGCAGTCAGCTCTTGATCTTTTCCTGCGACGAGCAATAACGTTGGAATATCGACATTGTCAAAGGCGTGTTTAGACAAAAAGAGCGCACCAACAGGCGCCATTAATACTTGAGCCCGAATTCTGGTATCTTTTGAATTCACCGTAATGTTTTGGGTTAATTCACCACTCAAGACTGGGGCACAGTAAGGATCGGGCAGTGTTGGTAAACTTTTACATAAATCAATCAGTGCTTTGGTCTTCGCGATGGCACCGGAAACAACCAGGGCTGTGTACCCACCAATAGAGTGCCCTAATACAGCAATTTTTTGTGGGTCAATATGAGCGCTTAACTTTGGTATTGCGAATAACTTGTCTATCGACGCAGAGATATCCTTCGGCCTGTTGACATAATTCTCGACCTTACCTTCCAGTGAATTATCGAGGTAATTATTGTGAGGATGCAAAGGCATCGCAACAATAAAGCCATGGTGAACGAGTGAAAGCGCGATATCCTTGTAGGATAAGCCACTGCTGCCTGAACCATGCGATAAAACCGCTAATGGAAAGCGACCGTCTTCCATTGCCCCGCCAATCGCAACATTCAGCGTAAAAGGGCCGAAATCAACCGACTTTGGCTTCGATGTGGTCGGATAAAGCACAAACATTGATAAACCATTTGTTGAGACGTTATCTAACCGTCGAAAACCAACATCATGGGCATTTGCCGATATTGATGTCAATACTATGAATAGCAACGCTATTTTCAAATCATTCAATTGATCAATCCCTTTAAACTCGCAGCTCACTCTCAGTCGAAGAATTCTAAAATGGTATACCGCTAGATTACCCAATGCCTACAGTGTGGCGAGCTGCCGCGCAAAAGTCTATGGCTTTTCATCGGGTTAAATCCATATCGTTATCTTTTCCCGAGACACTTCACACCAATGCATCGTTCATGCTATCTGTCACACCGACGATGCGATTGAGACGTCAAAAAAGAAAAAGCCGCAGACGAATATCTGCGGCCTTGAATGTAACGATGAGTCAGAAATGGTTATCTATTCAGTGACTTAAAAATCCTACGCGTGGCAATGCTTGTTATGTGTCGTCGCAACAATTTCACCCTTTGATAGCCTTAGAACAGAAACGTATTCCGCTAACGAATACAGTTGTAGTGACCTGCTCCCCTGAGTACCAAGCCAAAAATGAGTTACTACAAAGCATGCCAGGTGTCGGTAAAATAGTCGCCGCTTCTATCATCAGTAACGTACCTGAACTCGGTTACATCACCAATAAGCAAGCCTCTTCTCTCATTGGAGTTGCTCCAATAACAAGAGAAAGCGGTCGCCAAAAAGGTAAGCGAATGATCCAAGGTGGACGTGCTCAAGTGAGAACCGTTTTATATATGGCGATGATGTCGGCTATCCAGTGTAACTCCATTTTCAAAGCCACATATGAACGATTACTAGCGGCAGGAAAACCCAAAAAAGTGGCTATCGTTGCCTGTATGAGAAAGATGGTTGTAATACTCAATTCGATGTTGAGGGACGGTGTTATGTGGGATAAAGATAGCGTCAAAAATTAACTATTGACGCCATAGTTTCTTGTTATAGCGCAACTAGCCTCTAGCTATGAACCTCCATCAGTTTATTGAATATAGATGTTAATTCATGTGCTCTAGGTGCATCATTGAAGATATGGCATACCTCCAACGTAGTCAGGAATGAAAGCATCAAAGATTGCTTTACTAGCCACTGAATTTGCTCTTCTGAATGCCCACCGGCTATTCGATGACCTTTATCGCGACTAGCTGATTGATAAAGCCCACCGTGAGTGAAATCATGCAAGAACTCTTTTATTTCACTCATACGCTGAGACAAATGACCATGTCGATAACCTTCAGTTTGTTCGACTTGAGCAAGTTGGACTTTAATACCCGGTGGCTCTTTACCTTTCATAAACTTCAGTAGTTGATCTTCTGATGCACAACGATACATCCAGATACCGCGTAAGAACGCGTCCCTTTGTGGGCGAAGTAGGGCTAGCGCTGAACCATGATACCCAAGGCTAATTAATTTTATAATTGCAGCATTGTGTTCAAGCGCTAATTGTAACAAAGCGAGGGGAACAACTTTCTTATGTTCTGGTTCAAGTTCGAGACCATTGAGGAGCGACTCATAACTTTTAACCCAATTTTCAGCTAACTCTATTTTCATATTGCCCTCTGCGCTATAACGCCCTAATAACTGGCGCGTAGGTTGGCTTTGTTTTTGCCATCTTTTTCTTTTGCGAAAACGATGACAACTGTTATGCGTCCAGTTGATTAACTTGTTATATCTCTTTACCACTGTAAATCATCAGTTGTGAATGTCTTACCTTGGAATTTGCTCTTATCTGATAGAAAGCCATCTATTTCCATAAATGCCCTACCAAGATCATTTAGCTCTAGCTGTAATCGATATGTAGCAACTTCTCCATCTTCTTGATAAGGGACTATTTCATCTGGCTCGTTGTACCACTCTTCAAATGACATTCCATGTATTGCCCTACCTTCCTCTTTATCGTAAGCCATATAGCACTCGGCATCCCATTGGCCAACACTACCATCACGATGGGCCTCTAAATCCATTCGGAAATTAGCCCATGGCAAGAAAAATTCTAGAGCTTCTTCAATTGACATGCCAGGGCAATATGTCATTGGCCAATGCTGGCTGTCATCTTCACAACTCAGCCTTATTTGATACCTGCTAAGTGACTTATTGATCCAGTCATCAAATTCAACAAAAACCTCTTGCCCATCGTTTATTTTTTCCATCCAATAACGATCAAGCTTCAACTTGTTAAGCTTTTGTATGTAAGGCTCTGGCTGAGTTAGTTTGCTTAGAATTATTAAGCTTCGCTCATCCATAATTTGATTTTTAGGGACTTCTATTTTCCATCCTTTACCAGTGGAAACAACAGTGCTTTCATTAATAGCCTGCCAATACAAAATATCATCATCTGTATTGTATAAAACTAAAATCACTGGAAGCGTATGGTTAGACCAATATTCAATATGTTTATCTCCTGTTCTGAAAACATATAAATCATCCTTTTCTTCAGAGAAAAAGCTCATTCCTGACTTTATTTGTATACCTATTAATTGCCCTGTAGGGTACTTTTCATTGGTAGTTTCAACATGAGCATCAATACCGAAATCATGCACCATTTGCTCTCTGAACAACCACCCGTGAGAGGAAAAATAGTAATCTAGTTTGGTTACACCCAATCTTTCAGTTTGTGTCAGCATATTCCTCAGCCTTGCTTTGATTTATAACGCAAAGTTCATTTGCCGAGTGCTGGCGCGATATTTTGGGAACCAAAATTCGTGACAGTACGAGGTCAATTGGAACGTCTCTTGTTAGGTGTTTCTTCTATTTCTCAAGCTTTTCTGTTGCTGTTCTAACAGTTTGTATTGCTTCCCCTGTTGCAGAACCTAAGCTCTTTGCATAATTTATAACCGTTAACGAATCACTGTATGCATTTATATAATTGGGAAGGTCTAAGAATTTAATATTTAGCGTCTTCTTAGCCCACTCCGTCATCTGTTTTGGAACTCGATGAGGGTAACGAATACTTAAGTCTAAAATTTCTCTCGCTTGTCGTTGCAATATTTCAAACGATTCACGAGCACTTTCCAGTTCTCGTTCTCGTTCTCGTTCTCGTTCTCGTTTAGGCAATACCCCCTGATCCCATGATAAAGTTCGTTTTTCATCTTCGGTAAGGTTTTTAATTCCAGCTTGATACATTGAATAATTACTGACAACAACTGACCTCATGTATACCTTAAAGTAATTATCTAATATAGAAATCCTTCTTTCCGCAAGATTTTCACCAACTTTTAAATCAAGTTCATATTTACGGATGTTTTTTGCACTATTGTTTGAATTAAATTGATTAATACCAGAAAGAAGGACTAAAACGATAGAAAAAGAACCAACGAAACGTACAGCCATCTTGGCACGCGAGTTATCTGGAGATAGCACTCTATTTAAATGCCACACTGAAATAACACAGATAATTGAGAGCAATACTACTGATAAAGATATTATATTCATTATTAATTAAACTCTTATACATTTTTAATGGCTATTGAATGACACATAGTCACGTGCATCAAAGCCACAGGATAATATTTACTACAAGTGTCTGAGCAAATAATGTCTGCTGATGCACTTTTTAAAGTGCGCTAATCGAGGTTCGCAAACATGTCTTGTTGCCCATTTCTTAGTGCTTTTTGGTGACGGTGATTTTTACCTTGAGCAGTCTCTAGTAAAATGCCCTCATGACCGTTTTCGATCACTGTTTCTACTGAGTAACCCGTGATAGCAACCTCGCCGATTTCATCTAGTTTACGATGGATATGCAATACACATTTGATTGAAGCACCATGAGTAAAACTAATTTTCTCTGTCAATACATCATTTTTAAAGTCTTTATCATTCATGGAGAAACTGATGCTTTCACCTTGATAAACTCCCTTCCATTTGTGTTTACCAGCCTTCAATACGGGAGAAATAATTTCAATTACCGCTTCATCTTCAATTTGCACGGGTAAAACGTTCGAATGAAGGATAAAACGTTTAAAGTCAGTACGTTTAACAATCACCTCATCAAATACATCCTTACCCTCGATATCTAAGCCGTTGATTCCAATTTTTGTAACTCTCGGTGTGTTATTTAACTGTTTATAAAAATTGGATTTACGAGTTACTACTTTGTAGTTGCTATCAACTAACTTAGCAACCTTTTCAACAGTTTCCTTAGTAACGTTATCTGCTTCAACCTCATTTTCAAGTTTGGCAAGGCGAGCCTTACGCTAAAGTATACTAAGCTTCAGATCTTCTTTTTTAAGTTGTTCTAATTCAGGATTATTTGTTGGAATACGTGAAACTATAATGCTAGTAACACCAATAATCACAGATAACACCCCTGCGTTTGCATTTGCAAAAGCCCATATATCCCTGAGACCACCTTCTTTCCATGCCTCTGCATCGATGATGATATGAGTATTTAGAGCCTTAGCTACTTCTTGCACGATAGCTAATAGTTCTGCCTCACATTTATTTCGAACAATTGCATCCATACGGTGCAATTCATCATTCAAGTAGTAGTGCATCTGAAGTTTGGTACTGGGAGCTTGTTGCATGGAGTCACCTTTTAAATTTATCCACACATTTAATATGGTTTAATTCATAAAAATCAAGTGGTTTTAAATAAAATAGATTGTATATATGACTATTCGTGAGTAGAAATATAACATTTCTTATAAATACCACTCTATGAGAATACTTCCGTATAACTTAATTCTTTTTCTAAACTGAATCCCACAACTCACCATCAAATAGTAAAAAGTCGGATCTTTTTCAACATCTATCGCAAAATGCTGACTTGTTCGATCTAATTTATCCACGTTGTGATTTGATAAAAACAGTGCTGGAGTTATCAATGAAATCCCTGTTTCTCACGAATTTAAAAGAGTTGATGCAGGCTCGTCACTACGCGTGAAAAACCATTAAAACGTATCTTTATTGGGTGGTGTAAAGAGTCCGCTTTCACATCTCATGGTGTAGCATGACATTTTTCCACGCTACCGCTCTTTCGCATACGAAATGTGGGTATAAACATTTATCAATTCATTGCATATATTTATAGCAAAGAGTCACGGTAATGCCTACGGTAAATGAGGAATCGACTATAAAAAAACAATCTGGCTAGCGGATGAAAGATAAGGGGATAAAGAGGAAGACACAAGGCACACATCATTTTCGATGCGTGCTGCATAAGTGGAATCATACCTCAAGCCGCGTCAGACAAACCTGCTCCACCAGCCCTTTCAGCTTCTCCACTTCACTTTGCAGATACACCAGTTCTTCTTCGGTGATTTCGTAATGCATCGAGTAACGAGCGTCGATGTAAGCGCGTTGCAGGCGGCGGAAGCTGCGACGGTGGAATTTGTCATCCATCGGGAAAGTATCTGCGAAGGCAAGGTCTTGCTCGGCGCAGTATTTTTTCAGCTTTTCGATATTGTGGGTTTTGGGCAGGTAGTTGGTCAGAACCAGTAAGGTACAGGCAAAGAATCGCTCTGCGGCTTGATGAAGATTGAAAGCTGCTTCACTTAACCATTTTTTCTCAGATAAGGAGCACTCATAGAAATAGATATATCGCTGTGCGCTTTCAAACCAGTAATCATAATGCTGCTGTGCGATTTGATGGCGTTCTTCATCGGTCAGATCCCCCGGCTCGGCCAGCGCTTTCGGCGTCGCGGCAAAGATTTCGATGCCCTCTTCGCGAATATCTTTGAAGAAGTAGTGACCCTGTCTGAGCTGTTCATTGACCTCTTCCAAGGTATGCACAATCAGCCCCAGCGGTGCACTTTTGACTTTGCGGTCGATCTGCTCTTCCGCCCTGCGCCAGACGAGATCGTCTTCCACCAGCGCGGGTTTGTTAACGATCACCAGAATGTCGTAATCACTGACATAGCCATTGGGAATATCTCGCACCCAACCGCCTTTGGCATGGCTGCCGAACAAAATGATTTTCAGGATCCGAAATTCAGCTTTACTCCCCTGCTTACCAACGAGGTATTCTTCCAGCGTATCGCGCAAAATGGTCGAGATCAGCGCAAGTTCATGCTGTTTACGTTCGGGAAGATGGTCGAGTGAAGTCTTCATACCTGAATGATTTGAATCGGTTAGTGAACAATGCCCACAGTGTGGCGAGCTGCTGCGCAAAAGTCTATGGCTTTTCATCAGTTTAAATCCATATCGCGACCTTTTCCCGAGGCACTTCACACCAATGCATCGTTCATGCTATCTGTCACACCGACGATGCGATTGAGACGTCAAAAAAAAGAAAAAGCCGCAGACGAATGTCTGCGGCCTTGAATGTAACAGTGAGTCAGAAATAGTCTATTCAGCGACTTAAAAATCCCACGCGTGGCGATGCTTGTTATACATTTTTTACGACTCGCGCCATATGATAGACATTCACATATTTACCATTTCTAAAGGCATAATCCACTGATTCCCCTTCAATTTGAAAGCCAAATTTTTTGTAAAGGTTAATCGCTCGCTCATTATCAGCATAAACTTCAACTTCTAAACGTCTTAGGTTTAACCATTTGTCTGAAAGCTCTACGACTGTTGTCAACAACTGACTACCCACACCTCTGCCTTGCACATGATCTTTAACACCCATACCGAAACTGCCAACATGCCGACGGCGAGGGTTTTTACAAATTTCAAAACCAATATGTCCGACGATCTCACCATCTAATAGCGCCACATACTGATACACATTTTCAGGCACATTTGAAACGCGTTTTTCCCAAGTTGCTATCGAAGGGTATGGGAGTTGTAACGTCCCCGTATAAGTATGCTCACATTCGTATATTTCTTTGATTGCTTTGGCATCTGTTGATTCTGCGCTTCTGATTTTACCTTTCACTGTACAACTTATCTCCTCATGTATAACGCCAAGCTCGACCGCCGGTGACCAACGCTCTTTTAGGGCGAAGCGGGTCGGTTGAGACGCCTTGTAATAGACGGCTTAAGAGTGCGCTTTAACGTACTTTTTAACCTTTTTTATCGCCATTTGACGCTTCAGTGGTGAAAGATAATCAATAAACAAATTACCCAACAAATGATCAATTTCGTGCTGCATGACGATAGCCAGAAAATCATCACTCTCAATTTTAATGGGCTTTCCTTCACGATCGAGGGCAGACACGACAACTGAAGTAAAACGCTCTACATCTGCGTAGTAATCAGGGACGGACAAACACCCTTCTTGACCGAATGCTTTGTCTGAACCACTGACCACTTCCGGGTTAACCAAAATCAATGGTTTGTCTCGGTTTTCTGAAAGATCGATAATGACAACCGCTTCTTTGCGACCAACTTGAGTTGAAGCCAAGCCGATACCATTGTCGGTGGCATACAAGGTTTCTAACATATCGTCGATTAACGTCTGTATCAACGAAACATCTTGCACCTTTTCCGCTTTGATTTTAAGCCTTGGATCCGGCACCGTGAGAATGTCTAAAACTGCCATAATTACCTCCTCATTCTGGGAAGAACATAACGCTGAGAACAGTTGCAAAAATATCTGGCGCTACATTTTGGAAACCCAAATTCGTGACAGGTATTTTTATCAATTACTTCAATTTGTTCGCTGCCCTTCACCAAAAGCTCATTAGTAATGATAACGACATGAAATAATTGTGATAGCTTGGTCATCAACCGCATAAACTAACCGATTAGTATCGTCAATACGGCGTGACCAAAAGCCGGCTAGATTTTCTTTTAATGGCTCGGGCTTTCCGATACCTTCAAATGGTGAACGTTTTACATCATTAATTAATTTATTTATACGCTTTAATGTCTTTTTATCTTGTGTTCGCCAATATAAATAATCATTCCAAGATTCATCAGTCCATGAAAGCAATCGCTGGCTACTACTCATCCATTAAATCTCGAGCTGTTGTTTGACCTGCACGATATTGAGCAATTGAACGATTTAGATGCTCTGCGTTTTCTGGAGAACGAAGTAAATGAACGGTTTCCATCAAGCTATTGTAGTAATCCAAGGACATGACTACTGCATCCTCTGCATCACGGCGAGTGATTACTGTTGTATCAGCATCATTCACGACACCATCGAGAACAGCTTTTAAACTATTTCTCGCTTCCGTAAAAGATACAATTTTCATAAAACCTCCACATGTACAATTAACAGGACAAGTATAATCCCAAAAAAACTAGCTGTACAGTTAAACGGACATGTGGATTCGATAGCAGCTAACGAATGATATGGACTCCCTCTATCTAAACCGCCACGCGCCATAGTTGGTTTGTATTTACTTAGATGTAGATGCAGCCCAAACACCAACTCCGATAATAATGATGTACTGTGAGAAGCCAAAAAATAGCTTTGTATAAACCCAAGCTTCTATAGATAAAAATGACGCCATATGGGTAGCAAAGGCAAAAATCAAGAATAGAACAGATAAAACACCATTATATAAACACCAAGATTTTGTATTTATTCTATTGTTGGAACGTAAAAATACTGGCTTAATTTTATTTATTTTATAAAGTACTGAAATTGCACCAAATGCTATACAAACTATCGTCCAAGTAATAGTTTTCGATACAATTGGGTCTACTGAATATAGATAATATTTTATTGGTGACAGACCAATCAATATCATAACTAAGCAAAAGAATAAAAAGCCTCTCATAGAGTATGACCACCAAACCATCTGCTCTGATACACTTTTATCTGTAAAATTTATTTGTCTTTCATCTACCATAATATTTTCACCATAAACCTAATGCCTGCCTAAGGGGCTGGCAACGCATTACCACTAACCTCAAATACAACAGCCATAGCCACTTCGGCTCAATGGGACTGGAAACGCCACGCGTTGATAGTCCCTCTTGAGGCATTTGTATGCAGGTATGTTGAAAGCCAGTGAAAAATGGACGCATCCGGTGCAAAACTGGAACCTGACGCTGTCTCAGCTCAGTATCCACTTTGAAGGCCGACTCACCCCATACCTGGATTTATAAAAATAGGCGTGACACAGAATAATGAACAGTCTCATTTCCTCAGATAAATCCCTAATCTATGTTGTAGCTCTTCAATACGTTCTTTATTTTCGTTATCATTAGCACTTGGTATACCAGCATCTTTAGATATTTCTTCCGTGGCTTTACCGAGCCTAGACATTAATTTTTTAAATTTATTAAGATTTTCCTCATCGAGCATATTATGACGAATACAGCAACAAGTCATAGCTTCAATAAAAGTACTCGTAACTACTCGAGACATCATGATGGAATAAGAGCAAGCCTCAAAAGCTACCAGTTGACGAGCTTCCAATGGGTATTGAAGCATCATCATAAATAGAATTGTATCTTCTGCAGTCATATGGCTTGATCCACTTAAACGATGGTAAATTGAAAAATATTCAACCGTTTTACCGAGTTTTTCAAAGCGCTTAAATAACGAATTAAACCATAGCTCATTATATTCACTAGGAACTACCGAAAAATGATTTTTAGCTAATTCAATATATTCACTATAATGTGAAATTGCGCTAATACGTCCATCAATTAGTGGGATAACTTTATCGGAATAGTCTTTCGTTGCAACTTCCTTTTTCCACTCATTTAACTTCCGAAGATGTTCATCATACCATTTCGCCATATACGCGGTGATCGTACGCTCATCGCCATTTAAAGCCATATACATAAGATTAATAGATGATTCCTGAACAACTCGACCTAACGCCTCCGCACTAGTAAAACTTTGAGTTGCAATGCAACAAAGCATTCCTTCTACTTGTTCATAAATTCTACCAATCAAATTAAGATGAGTATGAACAATAAAACTATCTTTTTCTGTTTTGTTATCAATATACGCAATATAGTCATATGAAATCTTATTAGCTTCTGCTGCACACTCTAAGGCGACTTGTATATTGGATAAATCTAATTTCTTATCTAGTCCTTTTTTCTTTCTAAACTCTGATAAATAATTCACTTAAACCTCTTAAAAATTTAACATTTCTTATACAGAACCACTCTATAAGAATACTTCCGTATAACTTAATTCTTTTTCTAAACTGAATCTCACAACTCACCATCAAATAGTAAAAAAGTCGGATATTTTTCAACATCTATCGCGAAATGCTGACTTGTTCTATCTAATTTATCCACATTGTGACTTGATAAAAACTGTACATAAAAACAGTACTGAAGTTATTAATGAAATCCCTGTTTCTCACGAGTTTAAAAGAGTTGATGCAGGCTCGTCACTACGCGTGAAAAACCATTAAAACGTATCTTTATTGGGTGGTGTAAAGAGTCCGCTTTCACACCTCATGGTGTAACATGACATTTTTCCACGCTACCGCTCTTTCGCATACGAAATGTGGGTATAAACATTTATCAATTCATTGCATATATTTATAGCAAAGAGTCACGGTAATGCCTACGGTAAATGGGAAATCGACTATAAAAAACAATCTGGCTAGCGGATGAAAATAAGGGGATAAAAAGGAAGATATGGGGGGACACATCATTTTCGATGCGTGCTGCATAAGTGGAATCACCCCTCAAGCCGCGTCAGACAAACCCGTTCCACCAGCCTTTTCAGCTTCTCCACTTCCCCTTGCAGATACACCAGTTCTTCTTCGGTGATTTCGTAATGCATGGAACAACGGGCATCGATGTAAGCGCGACGATTGAACTTAGCTTCAGTATCACTTTGCCAAGAATAAGAAACTTTCATACTACTTCTCACTAAATTGTTTTGTAAACATCCCTTAAACTAGGGGCATAAATGAGCCAGCACAGATCTAGCTGGCTCGAAGATGGACAAAATCAAGTCAGAGTTTTGATTTAAATTAGCAGAAAACGAATCACTCCAAGTATGGAGAAATCATTTAGCTCAATGTCTATTTTAGCTGGTACACATCAAACAGAACCCCACACAAGAAGGTGGGGTTCGTCAGCAACTTGAAGCGAGTAAACTATCCGCTCTATATGATGCGAAGTTATAATTAACTAAAATATAAATTGATAAACATAATTTTCATCCAAGGGCCAACTTACTCAAAATAAGCCGTGTCGTTGTTTGCTTTATCTACTTCTTCTTTGAAGAGATTCATCAGTTTTACACCTTTTTCACCTAACGATTCTTTAATAACAGCTTCGACTTTAGGTTGCGTCGCTTCTTTCATCTGTTGACGCGCTTCAGGTGATAGTGCTTTTACATCCATAACTTTCTTAATACCAGCAAGACCTCGATCATCTGATGCTTCAATCAAGCGAGATAGGCCACGGTTGGCGCTTAACGCAATACGTGTAGCATCATGAATAACCTTCTTCTCTTTATCCGTTAAACTGTTATAAAAGTCCTTGTTCATCATAAATGTGTAAGGTGCAAATAAGTGGTTCGTTAAAGTCACATATTTTTGAACTTCGTTGAATTTAGAAAATAAAATTGTTGGAAGCGGATTCATTTGACCGTCAATAACGCCAGTTTGAAGCGAGGAATAAACTTCACCCCATGACAGAGGATATGCCTCAGCACCAAGAGACTTAACCAACGCTTGGTGAGTTGGTAGCGTCATCGTTCTTATACGCAATCCGTCGAAGTCTTGCAGGCTGTTAATTTGCTTCTTAGAGTTGGTGAATGAAAAGAAACCACCGGTATCCGGAAAGCCTAGGACGCGTACGTCACCAAGCTCAGATTCGATGTCACTTGCTAATATCTTACCAAATTTCCCATCGAAAACTTTATATGTTGCTTCATTGCTATCAAACGCAAAAGGGATATCTAGAACACCAATCCGAGGGTAATAACTTGCTACAGCACCAACAGATGAAAGTGTTGCTTGTAGTTGACCATCTCTCACAAGCTGAATATGTTCCTTGGCTGAGCCTAATTGGTTGCTAGGATATACTTGAACTTTAATTTCACCGTTAGTTTCAGTTTCAACAATACTTTTAAATACCCCAGTAAAAGCATGAGCTGGATTTTCAAATATATCAGCTTTATTATCATGACCAAAGCGAAGTATTTTTTCTGCAAATGCGACATTGGAAAATGCGCAAGATAGTATTGTTGTTGTTAACAATGTTGCTGCAAACTTTTTCATATATTAATTCTCCATTTAATATTAATTACTTTGCACTAATTTAAAGATAAGTATTTACAAAATATGAGGTTAGTATCCTAGTAACCTCGGGATAAATAATGTTACAGATGGGAAGTAAGCGATAATAAACAATAGAGCCAACTCACCTAATAAAAAGGGGATCAGGTCTTTTGATATTTTCTCTAACTTAGTTT
This region includes:
- a CDS encoding alpha/beta hydrolase family protein is translated as MFVLYPTTSKPKSVDFGPFTLNVAIGGAMEDGRFPLAVLSHGSGSSGLSYKDIALSLVHHGFIVAMPLHPHNNYLDNSLEGKVENYVNRPKDISASIDKLFAIPKLSAHIDPQKIAVLGHSIGGYTALVVSGAIAKTKALIDLCKSLPTLPDPYCAPVLSGELTQNITVNSKDTRIRAQVLMAPVGALFLSKHAFDNVDIPTLLLVAGKDQELTAAYNAQVIKNGLEKTGRLTVKVIPNAGHYSFLTAYPDSLKATLGVIAQDPQGFDRVEFQKSIGDQIATYLIQVLSPHT
- a CDS encoding DUF6988 family protein; translation: MKIELAENWVKSYESLLNGLELEPEHKKVVPLALLQLALEHNAAIIKLISLGYHGSALALLRPQRDAFLRGIWMYRCASEDQLLKFMKGKEPPGIKVQLAQVEQTEGYRHGHLSQRMSEIKEFLHDFTHGGLYQSASRDKGHRIAGGHSEEQIQWLVKQSLMLSFLTTLEVCHIFNDAPRAHELTSIFNKLMEVHS
- a CDS encoding DUF4365 domain-containing protein, encoding MLTQTERLGVTKLDYYFSSHGWLFREQMVHDFGIDAHVETTNEKYPTGQLIGIQIKSGMSFFSEEKDDLYVFRTGDKHIEYWSNHTLPVILVLYNTDDDILYWQAINESTVVSTGKGWKIEVPKNQIMDERSLIILSKLTQPEPYIQKLNKLKLDRYWMEKINDGQEVFVEFDDWINKSLSRYQIRLSCEDDSQHWPMTYCPGMSIEEALEFFLPWANFRMDLEAHRDGSVGQWDAECYMAYDKEEGRAIHGMSFEEWYNEPDEIVPYQEDGEVATYRLQLELNDLGRAFMEIDGFLSDKSKFQGKTFTTDDLQW
- a CDS encoding HEPN domain-containing protein codes for the protein MKTSLDHLPERKQHELALISTILRDTLEEYLVGKQGSKAEFRILKIILFGSHAKGGWVRDIPNGYVSDYDILVIVNKPALVEDDLVWRRAEEQIDRKVKSAPLGLIVHTLEEVNEQLRQGHYFFKDIREEGIEIFAATPKALAEPGDLTDEERHQIAQQHYDYWFESAQRYIYFYECSLSEKKWLSEAAFNLHQAAERFFACTLLVLTNYLPKTHNIEKLKKYCAEQDLAFADTFPMDDKFHRRSFRRLQRAYIDARYSMHYEITEEELVYLQSEVEKLKGLVEQVCLTRLEV
- a CDS encoding GNAT family N-acetyltransferase, with translation MKGKIRSAESTDAKAIKEIYECEHTYTGTLQLPYPSIATWEKRVSNVPENVYQYVALLDGEIVGHIGFEICKNPRRRHVGSFGMGVKDHVQGRGVGSQLLTTVVELSDKWLNLRRLEVEVYADNERAINLYKKFGFQIEGESVDYAFRNGKYVNVYHMARVVKNV
- the def gene encoding peptide deformylase is translated as MAVLDILTVPDPRLKIKAEKVQDVSLIQTLIDDMLETLYATDNGIGLASTQVGRKEAVVIIDLSENRDKPLILVNPEVVSGSDKAFGQEGCLSVPDYYADVERFTSVVVSALDREGKPIKIESDDFLAIVMQHEIDHLLGNLFIDYLSPLKRQMAIKKVKKYVKAHS
- a CDS encoding Txe/YoeB family addiction module toxin; the encoded protein is MSSSQRLLSWTDESWNDYLYWRTQDKKTLKRINKLINDVKRSPFEGIGKPEPLKENLAGFWSRRIDDTNRLVYAVDDQAITIISCRYHY
- a CDS encoding type II toxin-antitoxin system Phd/YefM family antitoxin, translating into MKIVSFTEARNSLKAVLDGVVNDADTTVITRRDAEDAVVMSLDYYNSLMETVHLLRSPENAEHLNRSIAQYRAGQTTARDLMDE
- a CDS encoding DUF5677 domain-containing protein, translated to MNYLSEFRKKKGLDKKLDLSNIQVALECAAEANKISYDYIAYIDNKTEKDSFIVHTHLNLIGRIYEQVEGMLCCIATQSFTSAEALGRVVQESSINLMYMALNGDERTITAYMAKWYDEHLRKLNEWKKEVATKDYSDKVIPLIDGRISAISHYSEYIELAKNHFSVVPSEYNELWFNSLFKRFEKLGKTVEYFSIYHRLSGSSHMTAEDTILFMMMLQYPLEARQLVAFEACSYSIMMSRVVTSTFIEAMTCCCIRHNMLDEENLNKFKKLMSRLGKATEEISKDAGIPSANDNENKERIEELQHRLGIYLRK
- a CDS encoding TRAP transporter substrate-binding protein — protein: MKKFAATLLTTTILSCAFSNVAFAEKILRFGHDNKADIFENPAHAFTGVFKSIVETETNGEIKVQVYPSNQLGSAKEHIQLVRDGQLQATLSSVGAVASYYPRIGVLDIPFAFDSNEATYKVFDGKFGKILASDIESELGDVRVLGFPDTGGFFSFTNSKKQINSLQDFDGLRIRTMTLPTHQALVKSLGAEAYPLSWGEVYSSLQTGVIDGQMNPLPTILFSKFNEVQKYVTLTNHLFAPYTFMMNKDFYNSLTDKEKKVIHDATRIALSANRGLSRLIEASDDRGLAGIKKVMDVKALSPEARQQMKEATQPKVEAVIKESLGEKGVKLMNLFKEEVDKANNDTAYFE